A single genomic interval of Chryseobacterium paludis harbors:
- a CDS encoding DUF4141 domain-containing protein: MKNPIITTLLAAVIAATTFVKAQFVVTDPTNLASGILNSANEIVQTSSTVSNVIKNFNEVKKVYEQGKEYYDKLKAVNNLVKDARKVQQTVLLVGDVSEIYVSNFGKMLNDPNFNTQELTAIANGYSALLTESTELLKELRQIVSSTGLSLNDKERMDVIDRVYKEVKEYYNLVRYYTNKNISVSYLRAKKHNNTQRVLSLYGTSNQKYW, encoded by the coding sequence AGCAGCAGTAATTGCTGCAACAACATTCGTTAAAGCTCAATTTGTGGTTACAGATCCCACCAATCTTGCCTCCGGAATCCTGAATTCCGCCAATGAAATTGTACAGACTTCATCGACGGTCTCCAATGTAATCAAAAACTTTAATGAAGTTAAAAAAGTCTATGAACAGGGTAAAGAATATTATGACAAGCTAAAAGCAGTCAACAACCTGGTTAAGGATGCCCGCAAAGTCCAGCAAACGGTTTTGCTGGTAGGCGATGTATCGGAAATCTACGTCAGTAATTTTGGCAAAATGCTTAATGACCCCAACTTTAACACCCAGGAACTGACCGCAATAGCCAATGGATATTCGGCACTCCTTACCGAAAGCACCGAACTGCTTAAAGAGCTCAGGCAAATCGTGTCCTCAACCGGTTTATCACTTAATGACAAGGAACGTATGGATGTCATTGACAGGGTATACAAAGAGGTTAAGGAGTATTATAATCTGGTAAGATACTATACGAATAAAAATATTTCGGTAAGCTATTTAAGAGCTAAGAAACACAATAATACACAAAGGGTTTTGAGCCTCTACGGAACATCCAATCAAAAATACTGGTAG